A window of the Lolium perenne isolate Kyuss_39 chromosome 7, Kyuss_2.0, whole genome shotgun sequence genome harbors these coding sequences:
- the LOC127313209 gene encoding uncharacterized protein, which produces MELELEPGGGGIRAVSLSSESPEADLGSGDLAPPADRTVSRRHVTLRLVGDGEPRVAFEVVGRNPVVVRSSRVGEDKVYRRGEAGELRAGDGLSLSLKAPAFWTVRRPDVKEGEAEVDTAVLDAVARREKRTQERKERERRVLQEAMEVTAEEEETEAGVGDEELDEELEDLKIDLGNLDPVQEFGFLSMGHEFDNYPKGRIRAPKDWNWFLEELRKNSDDEDDDDVSNTGRKSRDGGGVNKKQKKKGEDEDEEWTDESEDGKDSQQSGPSVKRPKKYVTRSKEAKKPRKESSKTENKDAADEDDETEEEDEEDETLGGFIVKEEDEPMEELSEEEEEEEEFDDEDEDD; this is translated from the exons ATGGAGCTGGAGCTCGAACCAGGCGGCGGCGGAATCCGAGCAGTTTCCCTCTCCAGCGAGTCACCGGAGGCCGACCTCGGGAGCGGCGACCTGGCCCCGCCCGCCGACCGCACGGTCTCGCGCCGCCACGTGACCCTCCGCCTCGTCGGCGACGGGGAGCCCAGGGTCGCCTTCGAGGTGGTAGGAAGGAACCCCGTGGTCGTCCGCTCGTCGAGGGTCGGCGAAGACAAGGTGTACCGCCGCGGCGAGGCGGGCGAGCTCCGGGCGGGGGACGGGCTGTCCCTGTCGCTCAAGGCGCCGGCGTTCTGGACGGTGCGGAGGCCGGATGTGAAAGAAGGGGAGGCGGAGGTGGACACCGCGGTGCTGGACGCGGTGGCGCGGCGGGAGAAGCGGACGCAggagaggaaggagagggagaggcGAGTACTGCAGGAGGCCATGGAGGTgaccgccgaggaggaggagacggaggCGGGGGTCGGCGATGAGGAGTTGGATGAGGAATTGGAGGATCTGAAAATCGATCTAGGAAACCTCGATCCGGTCCAAG AATTCGGGTTTTTGTCAATGGGCCATGAATTTGATAACTACCCCAAGGGTAGGATTCGCGCACCCAAGGATTGGAACTGGTTTTTGGAGGAACTAAGGAAGAacagcgatgatgaagatgatgacgatGTTAGTAACACTGGACGTAAATCAAGGGACGGCGGTGGTGTGAACAAGAAGCAGAAGAAAAAgggggaggatgaagatgaagagtgGACTGATGAGAGCGAGGATGGGAAAGACTCCCAGCAGAGTGGCCCTAGTGTGAAGAGACCAAAAAAGTATGTAACGAGATCTAAAGAAGCGAAAAAACCTCGCAAGGAGAGCTCTAAAACAGAAAATAAGGATGCCGCAGATGAAGATGacgagacagaggaagaggatgaggaagatgagACGCTGGGAGGTTTTATAGTCAAAGAAGAGGATGAGCCTATGGAAGAGCTGagtgaggaagaagaggaagaagaagaattcgatgatgaggatgaagatgattGA
- the LOC127313208 gene encoding putative heat stress transcription factor A-6a isoform X1: MDSLTAVMTTDIKQEEPEMVVLDDDDGDDCCLRAPTPLDLAAAAAVAPFLAKTFDMVEDPATDAVVSWGAARNSFVVWDPHAFAARLLPLHFKHANFSSFLRQLNTYGFRKVNPDRWEFANAGFLGGQRHLLAGIRRRRGADTGRRPAASSSASSCAAEAGVIGVVDGELERLRRDREALKQELARLRVQQEASRATLLDMERRVLGTERRQEQCKAFLVRAIRNPSFLTSLARRNALAAGDAVPVVKGKNKRRLLDDIPSPPPPATDDGFTFEELALAAGVAVEAGVPAVKTESAGGITTDMIWYELLGDEQAEMDVEVEDLVSAAAAAAEEMEPWEGMGEEEVQDLMLQIDCLAGSPSS, from the exons ATGGACTCCCTCACCGCCGTAATGACGACGGACATCAAGCAGGAGGAGCCCGAGATGGTGGTGctggacgacgacgacggcgacgactgcTGCCTGCGCGCGCCGACGCCGTTGGAcctggcggcggccgcggcggtggCGCCGTTCCTGGCCAAGACGTTCGACATGGTGGAGGACCCGGCGACGGACGCGGTGGTGTCGTGGGGCGCGGCGCGGAACAGCTTCGTGGTGTGGGATCCCCACGCCTTCGCCGCCCGCCTCCTCCCGCTCCACTTCAAGCACGCCAACTTCTCCAGCTTCCTCCGCCAGCTCAATACCTAT GGATTCCGCAAGGTGAACCCGGACAGGTGGGAGTTCGCCAACGCGGGCTTCCTCGGCGGGCAGCGCCACCTCCTGGCCGgcatccgccgccgccgcggcgccgACACCGGCCGCCGGCCCGCGGCCTCGTCGTCTGCGTCCTCGTGCGCGGCGGAGGCCGGCGTCATCGGCGTCGTGGACGGGGAGCTGGAGCGGCTGCGGCGGGACCGGGAGGCGCTGAAGCAGGAGCTGGCGCGGCTCAGGGTGCAGCAGGAGGCGTCGCGCGCCACGCTGCTGGACATGGAGCGCCGCGTGCTGGGCACCGAGCGCCGGCAGGAGCAGTGCAAGGCCTTCCTCGTGCGCGCGATCAGGAACCCGAGTTTTCTCACCAGCCTGGCACGCCGCAACGCACTCGCCGCCGGCGACGCGGTGCCCGTcgtcaagggcaagaacaagcggCGGCTGCTCGACGACatcccgtcgccgccgccgccggcgacggACGATGGTTTCACCTTCGAGGAGCTTGCACTGGCGGCCGGTGTCGCCGTCGAGGCGGGCGTCCCGGCCGTGAAAACTGAGAGCGCGGGCGGCATAACGACGGACATGATTTGGTACGAGCTGCTCGGGGACGAGCAGGCGGAGATGGACGTCGAGGTGGAAGACCTcgtcagcgccgccgccgccgccgcggaggaGATGGAGCCGTGGGAGGGGATGGGCGAGGAGGAGGTGCAGGATCTGATGCTGCAGATTGATTGCTTGGCCGGCTCGCCCAGTTCTTGA
- the LOC127313208 gene encoding putative heat stress transcription factor A-6a isoform X2, with product MDSLTAVMTTDIKQEEPEMVVLDDDDGDDCCLRAPTPLDLAAAAAVAPFLAKTFDMVEDPATDAVVSWGAARNSFVVWDPHAFAARLLPLHFKHANFSSFLRQLNTYGFRKVNPDRWEFANAGFLGGQRHLLAGIRRRRGADTGRRPAASSSASSCAAEAGVIGVVDGELERLRRDREALKQELARLRVQQEASRATLLDMERRVLGTERRQEQCKAFLVRAIRNPSFLTSLARRNALAAGDAVPVVKGKNKRRLLDDIPSPPPPATDDGFTFEELALAAGVAVEAGVPAVKTESAGGITTDMIWYELLGDEQAEMDVEVEDLVSAAAAAAEEMEPWEGMGEEEDPDDGICQDASCGRV from the exons ATGGACTCCCTCACCGCCGTAATGACGACGGACATCAAGCAGGAGGAGCCCGAGATGGTGGTGctggacgacgacgacggcgacgactgcTGCCTGCGCGCGCCGACGCCGTTGGAcctggcggcggccgcggcggtggCGCCGTTCCTGGCCAAGACGTTCGACATGGTGGAGGACCCGGCGACGGACGCGGTGGTGTCGTGGGGCGCGGCGCGGAACAGCTTCGTGGTGTGGGATCCCCACGCCTTCGCCGCCCGCCTCCTCCCGCTCCACTTCAAGCACGCCAACTTCTCCAGCTTCCTCCGCCAGCTCAATACCTAT GGATTCCGCAAGGTGAACCCGGACAGGTGGGAGTTCGCCAACGCGGGCTTCCTCGGCGGGCAGCGCCACCTCCTGGCCGgcatccgccgccgccgcggcgccgACACCGGCCGCCGGCCCGCGGCCTCGTCGTCTGCGTCCTCGTGCGCGGCGGAGGCCGGCGTCATCGGCGTCGTGGACGGGGAGCTGGAGCGGCTGCGGCGGGACCGGGAGGCGCTGAAGCAGGAGCTGGCGCGGCTCAGGGTGCAGCAGGAGGCGTCGCGCGCCACGCTGCTGGACATGGAGCGCCGCGTGCTGGGCACCGAGCGCCGGCAGGAGCAGTGCAAGGCCTTCCTCGTGCGCGCGATCAGGAACCCGAGTTTTCTCACCAGCCTGGCACGCCGCAACGCACTCGCCGCCGGCGACGCGGTGCCCGTcgtcaagggcaagaacaagcggCGGCTGCTCGACGACatcccgtcgccgccgccgccggcgacggACGATGGTTTCACCTTCGAGGAGCTTGCACTGGCGGCCGGTGTCGCCGTCGAGGCGGGCGTCCCGGCCGTGAAAACTGAGAGCGCGGGCGGCATAACGACGGACATGATTTGGTACGAGCTGCTCGGGGACGAGCAGGCGGAGATGGACGTCGAGGTGGAAGACCTcgtcagcgccgccgccgccgccgcggaggaGATGGAGCCGTGGGAGGGGATGGGCGAGGAGGAG GATCCGGATGATGGTATCTGTCAGGATGCGAGCTGTGGAAGGGTGTGA